The following coding sequences lie in one Arachis hypogaea cultivar Tifrunner chromosome 4, arahy.Tifrunner.gnm2.J5K5, whole genome shotgun sequence genomic window:
- the LOC112797911 gene encoding uncharacterized protein produces MDKKKKQQHTTENKPKQQSTMEKKKKKKKKQQQNENHKSKSIHDILPLELIHRILLRVPLKQLGRLKCVSKIWNTLISDPDFAKSHVHLSAASTHVCLFIDDYSKAFSVDIDAVFHRHKSSTAVKEERSFSTISMPEQVMGYLNPTHLVLLGGCLALYSYDRDKTNIWVMKEYKVHSSWTFYQISGGGEQSAPLCLSNGSDIVALDSSLKFIDSYLRFAKSNVRGELLQLKCFDCRHLGHFKGWSRRLCKDRTSYIVYTESLVPVPNEIKDKDKDKKKNNGHQNQKNDVKQGKRTRSE; encoded by the exons ATggataagaagaagaagcagcagcacaCAACAGAGAACAAACCAAAACAGCAATCgaccatggagaagaagaagaagaagaagaagaagcaacagcaGAATGAGAATCACAAGAGCAAGAGCATTCACGATATTCTCCCTCTTGAGCTGATTCACAGAATCTTACTTAGGGTTCCGCTCAAACAACTCGGTCGCCTCAAGTGCGTTTCGAAGATATGGAACACTCTCATTTCCGATCCCGACTTTGCGAAATCGCATGTTCACCTCTCTGCCGCATCCACCCATGTATGCCTCTTCATAGATGACTACTCTAAGGCTTTCTCCGTTGACATTGACGCAGTATTTCACCGCCACAAGAGTTCTACTGCAGTAAAAGAG GAAAGGAGTTTCTCAACCATATCTATGCCTGAACAAGTGATGGGTTATCTCAATCCCACTCATCTCGTCCTACTAGGAGGGTGCCTGGCCTTGTATTCTTATGATCGCGATAAAACTAACATATGGGTGATGAAAGAATACAAAGTGCATTCATCTTGGACTTTCTATCAGATTTCTGGTGGTGGTGAACAGTCTGCGCCTCTGTGCTTATCCAATGGTAGTGACATTGTTGCACTAGATTCTAGTCTGAAATTTATAGATAGCTACTTAAGGTTTGCCAAATCTAATGTCAGAGGAGAGCTCCTCCAACTCAAATGTTTTGATTGCCGTCATCTGGGACATTTTAAAGGTTGGTCTCGTCGGTTGTGTAAGGACCGCACAAGCTACATTGTATACACAGAGAGTCTGGTGCCAGTCCCTAATGAGATTAAGGATAAGGATAAggataagaagaagaataatg GCCATCAGAATCAGAAGAACGATGTCAAACAAGGAAAGAGAACTAGGAGCGAATGA
- the LOC112797915 gene encoding coumaroyl-CoA:anthocyanidin 3-O-glucoside-6''-O-coumaroyltransferase 1 → MEKKVKHDDRVKVIEQCQVGPPPGSVPPTSVPLTFFDVPFLCLPVTCKRIFFYEIPYSTTHFLQEVIPNLKQSLSHTLKHFFPFSSNIVFPPKLQTPHILYSEGDTLTFVVAESTTANLDSLVSDTPRDVTCLHPFVPMLPSPRALEDDTLLIPPMAIQITIFPNSGFTICINFCHVVVDGKGFHHFMKFWASVCGSKENIVTLPIHDRDMIEDPNGLKHIFLETVWNSTRERFMSLGHNVPSDNVRRTFVLRRDHVDHLKKYVSTKCQSHGLGTLHLSTFVVTCSLIWVCKVKSQDIVSNDDDELYICPWLDCRNIGELEIPSTYFGNCLVNGIVAFKRSKLVGQNGIFEAAVAIGSKVRELQSEPYKCAGTFMSSFSKWSHRMLGIAGSPKLDVYETDFGWGKPKLSEVVQLDSQLVSLSDCRDKEDGIIEVGVALGRTQIHKFNTILEELLANIAVCD, encoded by the exons ATGGAGAAGAAGGTGAAGCATGATGACAGAGTGAAGGTGATAGAGCAGTGTCAAGTAGGTCCTCCACCAGGTTCTGTTCCTCCAACCTCTGTTCCCCTTACTTTCTTTGATGTTCCTTTTTTATGCTTGCCTGTAACATGCAAACGCATTTTCTTCTATGAAATCCCTTACTCCACAACACACTTCTTACAAGAAGTGATTCCAAATCTGAAACAATCACTTTCACACACTCTCAAACActtctttcctttctcttccAACATAGTTTTCCCTCCAAAGCTACAAACCCCTCACATTCTCTATTCAGAAGGTGACACTCTCACTTTCGTAGTTGCTGAGTCCACGACAGCAAATCTTGACAGCCTCGTATCTGACACACCGAGAGATGTCACGTGTTTGCATCCCTTTGTTCCTATGTTGCCTTCTCCACGTGCCTTAGAGGATGACACCTTGTTGATACCTCCTATGGCTATTCAAATCACTATCTTCCCCAACTCTGGCTTCACTATATGCATCAATTTCTG TCACGTGGTGGTGGATGGGAAGGGATTCCATCACTTCATGAAGTTTTGGGCATCAGTTTGTGGGTCTAAAGAGAACATTGTTACTTTGCCAATCCATGatagagatatgattgaagatcCAAATGGGCTTAAGCATATATTCTTAGAAACAGTGTGGAATTCTACAAGAGAAAGGTTCATGAGTCTTGGCCACAATGTTCCTAGTGACAATGTTCGCCGCACGTTTGTGCTGAGGCGTGACCAtgttgatcatttgaagaaaTATGTGTCTACTAAGTGCCAAAGCCATGGTCTAGGAACATTACATTTGTCAACATTTGTTGTGACATGTTCTTTGATTTGGGTTTGTAAGGTAAAATCCCAAGATATTGTAAGTAATGATGATGACGAATTATACATATGTCCTTGGTTAGATTGCCGTAACATTGGTGAGTTGGAAATTCCCTCAACGTACTTTGGAAATTGTTTGGTTAATGGCATTGTTGCATTCAAGAGGAGCAAGCTAGTGGGGCAAAATGGTATTTTTGAAGCAGCTGTTGCTATTGGGAGCAAAGTTAGAGAATTGCAATCTGAACCTTATAAATGTGCTGGAACATTTATGTCAAGTTTTAGTAAATGGTCGCATCGTATGTTGGGAATTGCAGGTTCTCCAAAGTTGGATGTGTACGAGACTGATTTTGGATGGGGAAAACCCAAATTGAGTGAAGTAGTTCAACTAGATTCTCAGTTGGTGTCCCTCTCTGATTGTAGGGACAAAGAAGATGGAATAATTGAAGTTGGTGTAGCACTTGGGAGGACTCAAATCCATAAATTCAACACCATTTTAGAAGAGCTTCTTGCAAACATTGCAGTTTGTGACTAA
- the LOC112797914 gene encoding receptor-like protein kinase FERONIA produces the protein MIVAICKWMAPEYVWNGIVTDKCDVFSFGMVLLDVVGHNEGQTLEETMDPILKGKIAPECWQVFTSVIQRCLQHEPDERPTMGEKEKNYPTVIEELCHRFSFEDLRKSTNNFDDKLVIGWSPFGDKVYKGCLKHNDAATDHTITLKVMVPHYSIRGSLQFKKEIKVLCQLRHPNIISLIGFCDQEKEKIVVYEYMVNGSLCDYLGDGIRNNQPLPWKKRLEICIGVARALHYLHSGAKRAIIHRGINPNNILLDKNMMPKLANFGISVQGALSILKPKEIKVDMIVGTCKWMAPEYVWNGIVTDKCDVFSFGMVLLAVVGHNEGQTLEETMDPILKGKIAPECWQVFTSVIQSCLQHEADERPTMGEVEILLENALSLQQQADTTNTNAAHYTLLSTTCLSDVFSGRNSSRVTFTLRAIR, from the exons ATGATTGTAGCTATATGTAAATGGATGGCTCCGGAGTATGTCTGGAATGGTATTGTTACTGATAAATGTGATGTTTTCTCCTTTGGCATGGTTCTACTAGACGTGGTAGGCCATAATGAAGGGCAAACTCTTGAGGAGACAATGGATCCAATTCTGAAAGGAAAGATTGCACCAGAATGTTGGCAGGTATTCACTAGTGTCATACAGAGATGCTTGCAGCACGAACCAGATGAGCGACCTACAATGGGCGAA AAGGAGAAAAATTATCCGACAGTAATAGAAGAGCTATGCCATCGATTTTCCTTTGAAGATCTTAGAAAATCAACCAACAACTTTGATGATAAACTAGTAATTGGGTGGTCACCCTTTGGTGATAAGGTATACAAAGGTTGTCTCAAACATAATGATGCTGCAACTGATCATACCATTACATTGAAGGTGATGGTGCCTCATTACTCCATCCGAGGTTCACTTCAATTTAAGAAGGAAATTAAGGTTCTATGTCAGCTTCGTCACCCTAATATAATCTCTCTAATAGGCTTCTGCgaccaagaaaaggaaaagattgTTGTGTATGAGTACATGGTCAATGGATCACTTTGTGATTACTTGGGAGATGGGATTAGGAATAACCAACCATTGCCATGGAAGAAAAGACTAGAGATCTGCATCGGAGTAGCACGTGCTCTACACTACCTTCACTCAGGAGCCAAGCGTGCTATCATTCATCGTGGTATAAATCCAAATAATATTCTTTTGGATAAGAATATGATGCCCAAACTTGCAAATTTTGGGATATCAGTGCAGGGAGCGCTCTCTATATTGAAGCCAAAGGAAATCAAAGTAGATATGATTGTAGGTACATGTAAATGGATGGCTCCGGAGTATGTCTGGAATGGTATTGTTACTGATAAATGTGATGTTTTCTCCTTTGGCATGGTTCTACTAGCCGTGGTTGGCCATAATGAAGGGCAAACTCTTGAGGAGACAATGGATCCAATTCTGAAAGGAAAGATTGCACCAGAATGTTGGCAGGTATTCACTAGTGTCATACAGAGTTGCTTGCAGCACGAAGCAGATGAGCGACCTACAATGGGCGAAGTTGAAATATTGCTTGAGAATGCTCTCTCATTGCAGCAACAAGCTGATACTACAAACACCAATGCTGCTCACTATACTTTATTATCCACTACTTGTTTGTCCGATGTATTTTCAGGTAGAAACTCAAGTAGAGTCACATTTACGCTGAGAGCCATTAGATAa
- the LOC112797916 gene encoding putative receptor-like protein kinase At5g39000, whose product MFLKCLRFADSKKGGKYPIVIEEQCHHFSFQALRKATNDFDENLQIGEGGFGKLYKGCLKHNNGDASDHTIALKVMPLWMSHEYYEFKKEIEMLNELRHTNIISVIGFCYRKQKRIIVYEYMVNGSLHDYLNNKNKEPLSWKKRLEICIGVARALHYLHVGAKRCCIIHRDIKPLNILLDGNMVPKISGFELSLYGALSTSKEKKIEVDCVAGTIGYIAPEHIRHGYVTDKSDVFSFGMVLQFVMGHNVSCFKHDADTLEETIDPNLNGKIAPESWQVFTSVIQRCLQHEADERPTMGEVEILLENALSLQEQADITNTNAAHYTLLSTTCLSHIFSGCISNGNLTFDASMEEGSFSEVSSD is encoded by the coding sequence ATGTTTCTCAAATGTTTACGCTTTGCTGATTCAAAGAAGGGGGGAAAATATCCAATAGTAATAGAAGAGCAATGCCATCATTTTTCGTTTCAAGCTCTTAGAAAGGCAACCAACGACTTTGACGAGAATCTTCAAATTGGAGAAGGAGGCTTTGGTAAGTTGTACAAAGGTTGTCTCAAACATAATAATGGTGATGCAAGTGACCATACGATCGCATTGAAGGTGATGCCTCTTTGGATGTCCCATGAATATTATGAGTTCAAGAAGGAAATTGAGATGCTAAATGAGCTTCGTCACACAAATATAATCTCCGTTATAGGCTTCTGCTACCGAAAACAGAAACGTATTATTGTATATGAGTACATGGTGAATGGATCACTCCATGATTACTTGAATAATAAGAACAAAGAACCACTGTCATGGAAGAAGAGACTAGAGATCTGCATCGGAGTAGCACGTGCTCTACACTACCTTCACGTTGGAGCCAAGCGTTGTTGTATCATTCATCGTGACATAAAACCTCTTAACATTCTATTGGATGGGAATATGGTTCCCAAAATCTCGGGTTTTGAGTTATCATTGTACGGAGCGCTCTCTAcatcaaaggaaaagaaaattgaaGTAGATTGCGTTGCAGGCACAATTGGATACATTGCTCCTGAACACATCCGGCATGGTTATGTCACTGATAAAAGTGATGTTTTCTCCTTCGGTATGGTTCTGCAATTCGTGATGGGCCACAATGTGTCGTGCTTCAAACATGATGCCGACACTCTTGAGGAGACAATAGATCCAAATCTGAATGGGAAGATTGCACCAGAAAGTTGGCAGGTATTCACTAGTGTCATACAGAGATGCTTGCAGCATGAAGCAGATGAGCGACCTACAATGGGCGAAGTTGAGATATTGCTTGAGAATGCGCTCTCATTGCAGGAACAAGCTGATATTACAAACACCAATGCTGCTCACTATACTTTGTTATCCACTACTTGTTTGTCCCATATATTTTCAGGTTGTATAAGTAATGGTAATCTGACCTTTGATGCTTCAATGGAGGAAGGCTCTTTCTCGGAAGTAAGTAGTGACTAA
- the LOC112797919 gene encoding coumaroyl-CoA:anthocyanidin 3-O-glucoside-6''-O-coumaroyltransferase 2, which translates to MANKVNHDETVVKIIEQCQVGPPPGSVPSTSLPLTFFDLPFLCCPVTCTRIFFYEFPHTTTHFMQTLLPNLKHSLSLTLQHFFPFSSNIVFPPKPQAPHILYSQGDTTLHFIVAESTTNFNNLVCNTPRDVTSMYPFVPELPQTVALQDGTLLIPPMAIQVTVFPNSGFTICINFSHVVTDGKAFHSFIKFWSSLCRSKENNLVALPLHDRDIIQDPNGLNPIFLESVWNSPREFIMNPIYNVPNDRVRHRFVLKREQVENLKRLVYTKYQSLLHVSTFVVTCALIWVCKVKSSEDDIKSSGNDEELYLSFWVDCRYLAELKIPLTYFGNCVVNGIVGIKRSKLVGQNGIFEAAVALRSKVKELQSGPYEGAETLMSIFSKFATMGHRMTGIAGSPKLDAYESDFGWGKPKLSEVLHVNSPAGVSLSDCRDKEGGIEVGVAFGRAQMQKFNTILEEILADIALHDS; encoded by the coding sequence ATGGCTAACAAGGTGAATCATGATGAAACAGTAGTGAAAATCATAGAGCAATGTCAAGTTGGTCCTCCACCAGGTTCTGTTCCTTCAACTTCTCTTCCCCTTACTTTCTTTGATCTTCCATTTTTATGCTGTCCTGTTACATGTACACGCATCTTCTTCTATGAATTCCCTCACACCACAACCCACTTCATGCAAACACTGCTTCCAAATCTCAAACACTCACTTTCACTCACTCTTCAAcacttcttccctttttcttcaaaCATAGTATTCCCTCCAAAGCCACAAGCCCCTCACATTCTCTATTCCCAAGGTGACACTACTCTTCATTTCATAGTTGCTGAGTCCACAACAAATTTCAACAACCTCGTATGTAACACCCCAAGAGATGTTACAAGTATGTACCCTTTTGTTCCTGAGTTACCTCAAACAGTTGCCTTACAAGATGGCACCTTGTTGATCCCTCCAATGGCAATTCAAGTCACTGTTTTTCCCAATTCTGGCTTCACCATTTGCATCAACTTCAGCCATGTGGTTACTGATGGAAAAGCCTTCCACAGTTTCATCAAGTTCTGGAGCTCACTTTGTAGGTCTAAAGAGAATAATCTTGTTGCTCTGCCATTGCATGATAGAGACATCATTCAAGACCCAAATGGACTTAACCCCATTTTCTTAGAATCAGTGTGGAATTCTCCAAGAGAATTCATCATGAACCCTATCTATAATGTCCCTAATGACAGGGTTCGCCACAGGTTTGTGTTGAAGCGTGAACAAGTGGAGAATTTGAAGAGATTGGTTTATACTAAATACCAAAGCCTATTACATGTATCAACATTTGTTGTGACATGTGCTTTGATTTGGGTTTGTAAGGTAAAATCATCAGAAGATGATATAAAAAGTAGTGGTAATGATGAAGAATTATACCTAAGTTTTTGGGTAGATTGTCGTTACCTTGCTGAATTGAAAATCCCCTTAACATATTTTGGGAATTGTGTGGTTAATGGCATTGTAGGAATTAAGAGAAGCAAGCTAGTGGGGCAAAATGGTATTTTTGAAGCAGCTGTTGCACTTAGAAGCAAGGTTAAAGAATTGCAATCTGGTCCTTATGAAGGTGCTGAAACATTGATGTCAATTTTTAgtaaatttgcaacaatggggcaTCGTATGACGGGAATTGCAGGTTCACCAAAGTTGGATGCATATGAAAGTGATTTTGGGTGGGGAAAACCCAAATTGAGTGAAGTACTTCATGTAAATTCTCCAGCGGGGGTGTCTCTTTCTGATTGTAGGGACAAAGAAGGTGGAATTGAAGTTGGTGTAGCATTTGGGAGGGCTCAAATGCAAAAATTCAACACTATTCTGGAAGAGATCCTTGCTGATATTGCACTTCATGACTCATGA
- the LOC112797918 gene encoding coumaroyl-CoA:anthocyanidin 3-O-glucoside-6''-O-coumaroyltransferase 1, with translation MANKKVKVIEQCQIGPPPGSVSSTSIPLTFFDIPWLCCPPIKRVFFYEFHYPKSHLLQEVIPNLKQSLPLTLKHFFPFSSNIVFRPKPQTPHILYKEGDTLPFIVAESTTTNLNNLVSDSPRDVTCLHPFVPVLPSPRALEEDESGTLLISPMAIQVTIFPNSGLAICITFRHVVADGRAFHHFMKFWASICGPKVGLDLPLLDRNMIQDPNGLRPIFLEAIWNIPIKTVESTGQVNNVPSDMVRRTFVVRNEHVENLKKYVTTKCQNHGLETLHVSTFVVTCSLIWVCKVKSENNTKDDDELHILAIMADSRNLPQFSIPLTYFGNCVVCGNAKITKSKLVGQNGIFEAAIAIGSKIRCLQYEGYKGAETLMSNFTEFATLGKHMLLTAGSPKLDVYETDFGWGKPKMSEVVQVESSMSVSLSDCKGKGGIEVGIALGRTQMMKFNTLMEEFLEEIAVHDS, from the coding sequence ATGGCTAATAAAAAAGTGAAGGTGATAGAACAGTGTCAAATTGGTCCTCCACCAGGTTCGGTTTCTTCAACTTCTATTCCCCTTACATTCTTTGATATTCCATGGCTTTGTTGCCCTCCAATCAAACGCGTTTTCTTCTATGAATTCCATTATCCCAAATCACACCTCTTACAAGAAGTGATTCCAAATCTGAAACAATCACTTCCACTCACTCTCAAAcacttcttccctttctcttccaACATAGTGTTCCGTCCAAAGCCACAAACCCCACACATTCTCTACAAAGAAGGTGACACTCTTCCCTTCATAGTTGCTGAGTCCACAACAACAAATCTCAACAACCTCGTATCTGACTCACCAAGAGATGTCACGTGCTTGCACCCTTTTGTTCCTGTTTTGCCCTCACCACGTGCCTTGGAAGAAGATGAAAGTGGAACCTTGTTGATTTCTCCTATGGCCATTCAGGTAACTATCTTCCCCAACTCCGGCTTAGCCATATGCATTACTTTCAGACACGTGGTTGCTGATGGGAGAGCGTTTCATCACTTCATGAAGTTTTGGGCCTCGATTTGTGGGCCTAAAGTGGGCCTTGATTTACCATTGCTTGATAGGAACATGATCCAAGACCCAAATGGGCTCAGGCCCATTTTCCTAGAAGCTATTTGGAATATCCCGATTAAAACCGTGGAATCCACAGGCCAAGTTAATAATGTTCCTAGTGACATGGTGAGGCGCACGTTTGTGGTGAGGAATGAGCATGTTGAGAATTTGAAGAAATATGTGACTACTAAATGCCAAAACCATGGTCTAGAGACATTGCATGTTTCGACATTTGTGGTGACATGTTCTTTGATTTGGGTTTGTAAGGTGAAGTCAGAAAATAATACCAAAGATGATGATGAATTACATATCTTGGCAATTATGGCAGATTCTCGTAACCTTCCTCAATTTTCAATTCCATTAACATACTTTGGTAATTGTGTGGTTTGTGGCAATGCAAAAATTACTAAGAGCAAATTAGTGGGGCAAAATGGTATTTTTGAAGCTGCCATTGCTATTGGAAGCAAAATTAGATGCTTGCAATATGAAGGTTATAAAGGAGCTGAAACATTAATGTCAAATTTTACTGAGTTTGCTACATTGGGGAAGCATATGTTATTAACTGCTGGTTCACCAAAGTTGGATGTGTATGAAACTGATTTTGGGTGGGGGAAGCCTAAGATGAGTGAAGTAGTTCAAGTAGAGTCTTCAATGTCAGTTTCACTATCTGATTGCAAGGGCAAAGGTGGAATTGAAGTTGGGATAGCACTTGGAAGGACTCAAATGATGAAATTCAATACCCTCATGGAAGAGTTCCTTGAAGAAATTGCAGTTCATGATTCATGa
- the LOC112797917 gene encoding coumaroyl-CoA:anthocyanidin 3-O-glucoside-6''-O-coumaroyltransferase 1-like yields MENKVMNHDDTVVKVIEQFQVGPPPGSVPSPTSISLSFFDVPYLSMPITCKRIFFYEFPYSKTHFLQKVLPNLRQSLSLTLKHFFPFSSNIVFPQKPQTPHILYSEGDTLTFIVAESTTTNLDNLVSDTPKDVTCFHPFVPMLPSPRALEDGTLLIPPMAIQVTIFPNSSFAICINFSHVVVDGKGFHHFMKFWASVCGSKEHNIVLPSHDRNMIEDPNGLKPIFLETVWNSPRERFMSLGHNVLSDNNHVRLTFVLTRDHVDNLKKYVSTKCQRHGLEISHLSTFVVTCSLLWVCKIKLEQDIKTNDDEELYLCFWLDCRTRNIGELEIPSTYFGNCLVNGIAAIKRSKLVGQNGIFEAAIAIGSKVREMQSEPYKCAERLKSIFSEVATIGHRMLRIASSPKLDVYETDFGWGKPKLSEVVHLHSQLVSLSDCRDKEGGIIEVGVALGRTQIHKFNTILEEELANIVVCD; encoded by the exons ATGGAGAACAAGGTGATGAATCATGATGACACAGTAGTGAAGGTGATAGAGCAATTTCAAGTAGGTCCTCCACCAGGTTCTGTTCCTTCTCCAACCtccatttccctttctttctttgatGTTCCTTATTTATCCATGCCTATAACATGCAAACGCATTTTCTTCTATGAATTCCCTTACTCCAAAACACACTTCTTACAAAAAGTGCTTCCAAATCTAAGACAATCACTTTCACTCACTCTCAAAcacttcttccctttctcttccaACATAGTTTTCCCTCAAAAGCCACAAACCCCTCACATTCTCTATTCAGAAGGTGACACTCTCACTTTCATAGTTGCTGAGTCCACAACAACAAATCTCGACAACCTCGTATCTGATACACCAAAAGATGTCACGTGCTTCCACCCTTTTGTTCCTATGTTGCCTTCTCCACGCGCCTTAGAGGATGGCACCTTGTTGATACCTCCCATGGCTATTCAAGTCACTATCTTCCCCAACTCTAGCTTCGCCATATGCATCAATTTCAG TCACGTGGTTGTAGATGGGAAGGGATTCCATCACTTCATGAAGTTTTGGGCCTCAGTTTGTGGATCTAAAGAGCATAATATTGTTCTGCCATCTCATGATAGAAACATGATTGAAGACCCAAATGGGCTTAAGCCTATTTTCTTAGAAACAGTGTGGAATTCTCCAAGAGAAAGGTTCATGAGCCTTGGCCACAATGTTCTTAGCGACAATAACCATGTCCGTCTCACGTTTGTTTTGACGCGTGACCATGTTGATAATTTGAAGAAATATGTGTCTACGAAGTGCCAAAGACATGGTCTAGAGATATCACATTTGTCAACCTTTGTTGTCACATGTTCTTTGCTTTGGGTTTGTAAGATAAAATTAGAACAAGATATTAAAACTAATGATGATGAAGAACTTTACCTATGTTTTTGGTTAGATTGTCGTACAcgtaacattggtgaattggaaATTCCCTCAACGTACTTTGGAAATTGTTTGGTTAATGGCATTGCAGCAATCAAGAGGAGCAAGCTAGTGGGGCAAAATGGTATTTTTGAAGCAGCTATTGCTATTGGAAGCAAAGTAAGAGAAATGCAATCTGAACCTTATAAATGTGCTGAAAGATTGAAGTCAATTTTTAGTGAAGTTGCTACAATAGGGCACCGTATGTTGCGGATTGCATCTTCACCAAAGTTGGATGTGTATGAGACAGATTTTGGGTGGGGAAAACCCAAACTGAGTGAAGTTGTTCACCTACATTCTCAGTTGGTGTCCCTCTCTGATTGTAGGGACAAAGAAGGTGGAATAATTGAAGTTGGTGTAGCACTTGGGAGGACTCAAATCCATAAATTCAACACCATTTTAGAAGAGGAGCTTGCAAATATTGTAGTTTGTGACTAA